A genomic region of Equus caballus isolate H_3958 breed thoroughbred chromosome 1, TB-T2T, whole genome shotgun sequence contains the following coding sequences:
- the MRPL52 gene encoding large ribosomal subunit protein mL52 isoform X1, translating into MAASGFPRSVARGQRGHAHFRLLGLSMAALGTLLSTGVRRLHCSPAARAGSQWRVHQGLAANPSGYGPLTELPDWSYADGRPAPPMKGQLRRQAQREKFARRVVLLSQEMDAGLQAWQLRQQEKLQEEERKQKNALKPKGAALQSPQPKQKGLDSRKNRL; encoded by the exons ATGGCGGCTTCCGGCTTCCCCCGCAGCGTCGCACGTGGCCAGCGAGGCCACGCCCACTTCCGGCTCCtgggcctcagcatggctgcttTGGGTACTCTGCTCTCGA CAGGTGTCCGGAGGCTGCACTGCAGCCCGGCGGCTCGGGCGGGCAGCCAGTGGCGAGTCCA CCAGGGCCTAGCTGCCAACCCCTCCGGCTACGGGCCCCTGACGGAGCTCCCAGACTGGTCTTACGCGG ATGGTCGTCCTGCTCCTCCAATGAAAGGCCAGCTTCGAAGACAAGCCCAGAGGGAGAAGTTTGCA AGACGAGTGGTACTGCTGTCACAGGAAATGGATGCTGGATTACAGGCATGGCAGCTCAGGCAGCAGGAGAAGttgcaggaagaagaaaggaagcagaaaaatgcTCTTAAACCTAAAGGGGCCGCGCTGCAGAGCCCTCAACCAA AGCAAAAGGGCTTGGACAGCAGGAAGAacaggctgtaa
- the MRPL52 gene encoding large ribosomal subunit protein mL52 isoform X3, whose product MAASGFPRSVARGQRGHAHFRLLGLSMAALGTLLSTGVRRLHCSPAARAGSQWRVHQGLAANPSGYGPLTELPDWSYADGRPAPPMKGQLRRQAQREKFARRVVLLSQEMDAGLQAWQLRQQEKLQEEERKQKNALKPKGAALQSPQPSQ is encoded by the exons ATGGCGGCTTCCGGCTTCCCCCGCAGCGTCGCACGTGGCCAGCGAGGCCACGCCCACTTCCGGCTCCtgggcctcagcatggctgcttTGGGTACTCTGCTCTCGA CAGGTGTCCGGAGGCTGCACTGCAGCCCGGCGGCTCGGGCGGGCAGCCAGTGGCGAGTCCA CCAGGGCCTAGCTGCCAACCCCTCCGGCTACGGGCCCCTGACGGAGCTCCCAGACTGGTCTTACGCGG ATGGTCGTCCTGCTCCTCCAATGAAAGGCCAGCTTCGAAGACAAGCCCAGAGGGAGAAGTTTGCA AGACGAGTGGTACTGCTGTCACAGGAAATGGATGCTGGATTACAGGCATGGCAGCTCAGGCAGCAGGAGAAGttgcaggaagaagaaaggaagcagaaaaatgcTCTTAAACCTAAAGGGGCCGCGCTGCAGAGCCCTCAACCAAGTCAGTAA
- the MRPL52 gene encoding large ribosomal subunit protein mL52 isoform X2 encodes MAASGFPRSVARGQRGHAHFRLLGLSMAALGTLLSSVRRLHCSPAARAGSQWRVHQGLAANPSGYGPLTELPDWSYADGRPAPPMKGQLRRQAQREKFARRVVLLSQEMDAGLQAWQLRQQEKLQEEERKQKNALKPKGAALQSPQPKQKGLDSRKNRL; translated from the exons ATGGCGGCTTCCGGCTTCCCCCGCAGCGTCGCACGTGGCCAGCGAGGCCACGCCCACTTCCGGCTCCtgggcctcagcatggctgcttTGGGTACTCTGCTCTCGA GTGTCCGGAGGCTGCACTGCAGCCCGGCGGCTCGGGCGGGCAGCCAGTGGCGAGTCCA CCAGGGCCTAGCTGCCAACCCCTCCGGCTACGGGCCCCTGACGGAGCTCCCAGACTGGTCTTACGCGG ATGGTCGTCCTGCTCCTCCAATGAAAGGCCAGCTTCGAAGACAAGCCCAGAGGGAGAAGTTTGCA AGACGAGTGGTACTGCTGTCACAGGAAATGGATGCTGGATTACAGGCATGGCAGCTCAGGCAGCAGGAGAAGttgcaggaagaagaaaggaagcagaaaaatgcTCTTAAACCTAAAGGGGCCGCGCTGCAGAGCCCTCAACCAA AGCAAAAGGGCTTGGACAGCAGGAAGAacaggctgtaa
- the MRPL52 gene encoding large ribosomal subunit protein mL52 isoform X4, whose protein sequence is MAASGFPRSVARGQRGHAHFRLLGLSMAALGTLLSSVRRLHCSPAARAGSQWRVHQGLAANPSGYGPLTELPDWSYADGRPAPPMKGQLRRQAQREKFARRVVLLSQEMDAGLQAWQLRQQEKLQEEERKQKNALKPKGAALQSPQPSQ, encoded by the exons ATGGCGGCTTCCGGCTTCCCCCGCAGCGTCGCACGTGGCCAGCGAGGCCACGCCCACTTCCGGCTCCtgggcctcagcatggctgcttTGGGTACTCTGCTCTCGA GTGTCCGGAGGCTGCACTGCAGCCCGGCGGCTCGGGCGGGCAGCCAGTGGCGAGTCCA CCAGGGCCTAGCTGCCAACCCCTCCGGCTACGGGCCCCTGACGGAGCTCCCAGACTGGTCTTACGCGG ATGGTCGTCCTGCTCCTCCAATGAAAGGCCAGCTTCGAAGACAAGCCCAGAGGGAGAAGTTTGCA AGACGAGTGGTACTGCTGTCACAGGAAATGGATGCTGGATTACAGGCATGGCAGCTCAGGCAGCAGGAGAAGttgcaggaagaagaaaggaagcagaaaaatgcTCTTAAACCTAAAGGGGCCGCGCTGCAGAGCCCTCAACCAAGTCAGTAA